The segment AGACGCTGCGTCCCGCGTGGTTCAGCGCGTTCCACGCGACGCTCGCCCCGGACCTGGTGGCGGAACTGCGGCGGCGCGGACACGGCGTTCTCGCCTGGCTCGTCAGCGATCACAACGACATGGCACGGCTGTTGCAGATGAACGTCGACGGGATCCTGACCGACCGGCCCGGGGAGCTCGCGCCGCTCGCGCGCCGCTACTCCTCGCCGGCCGTCGGCTAGGCGGGCCCTGGGCGCCGCCACGGCGTCGAACGGGACATCCGGTATGGACCAAGGCGTAGCCGGACGGAGCCCAACGTTGGGGTGGGCCCCCTACGTTGGTCAGTGTTTCGCACCCCCATGACCTCGATACTGTCGGGTCGTGCGCCTATTTTCCCGTGTGGATCCCGAGATTCTGCGGGGTGTCCTGCTGCCGGTGGGCTGGTGGACCACCCGCGGTGCCGTCGTCCGTGACGCCGTGCTCTGGCTGGCCCTGACGGTCCTGACCGGAGCCGGTACCGTCGTCGCCCAGGTCATCCCGTCCTCCCACGTGCTGAGCCTGTTGGCCACCATGGCGGTTGTCGCGGTCGTGGTGGTGCTCACCCGCCCCTGCCCCCTCCTCGGGGTCGTGGTGGCGGTCGTGGCGTGCCTGTGGTCACCCATGTTCTTCCTCGCCGTGATCTGCGCCGCCTACCTGGCGGGCCGACGAATGCCCCGGTTGAGTCTCGCCATCGTCCTCCTCGACCTGATCGCCCTGGCCGGGATCAGCTACGGGATCGTCACCGCGATCCTGGAGTGGGGCTGGTGGATCAACTCCGCGTTCTGGATGGTGTTCGCCCTCATCCTGCCGTGGCTGGTCGGGGTGCACCGCCGCCAGGAACAGCAGCTCGCCGCCGCGGGGTGGGAGCACGCCGCGCAGCTCGAACGGGAACACCAGATCGCGCGCGAGCAGGCGCGGCTGCGGGAGCGGTCCCGGATCGCCCAGGACATGCACGACTCCCTCGGGCACGAGCTCAGCCTGATCGCGCTACGCGCCGGTGCGTTGGAACTCGACGCGGAGATCGGTGAACGCCACCGGCAGGGAGCGGGTGAGCTGCGCGCCCACGCCACCGCCGCCACCGAACGCCTCCAGGAGATCATCGGGGTGCTCCGCGAACAGGGGGACTCCGTCCCGCTGGACCCCGCCGGCGAGGACATCGACACGCTCGTGGAACGGGCCAGCGCGTCCGGCGCGGACATCCTCCTGGAACGCAGCGGGGCCGAACCGGAGGGCGAGCAGCCGGCCATGGTCGAGCGGGCCGTCTACCGCGTCGTACAGGAGGCCCTCACCAACGCCGCGAAACACGCGCCGGGCGCGCGGATCACGGTCCAGCTCCACCGGGGCGACGAGAACACCGTCGTGCGGGTGCACAACGCGGCCGGGCGTCGGGACGCGCCGTCGACGCTGTCCGGCGGCAGCGGGCTGGTCGCGTTGGCCGAACGGGTTCGGGTCGCCGGGGGAGCGTTCGAGGCGGGGCCCGCCGAGGATGGTGGTTTCGCGGCGCGCGCGGAGTTCGGACACAGCGCGGTCGGGATCGCCGAGACCGAGGAGAAGCGCACCGCGCCACCCGGGATCGCGGTCGCCATGCGCGCCGCGCAGCGCAAGTCACGTCGCGGCTTCGCGGTCCTGGTGGTCGTCGCGGTCCTCGCCATCCTCGTGTTCGGAGTGGGAGGGGTATTCACCATCTTCACCAGCGACGAGATCACGGCGAACGTCGTGACCGACTCCGAGCTCGATACGATCTCCGTGGGGCAGGACCGGGAACAGGTCGAGGAACGACTGAACGGCGTGGACCCGTTCAAGCCCGTGCACTCCGACGTCGAGTCACCACCACCGCCGCCGGGCGCGATTTGCGAGTTCTACATCCCCTCGGACCTCTTCGCCGGTGGGAACGAGTTCATTCGGTTGTGTTACGAGAACGACGTGCTGACAGCGGTGGACAGGGTGGAGGGTTAAACGGTGATTCGGGTCCTGCTCGCGGACGACGAGGCGATGATCCGGGCCGGAGTACGAGCGATCCTCGCCTCGGACGCCGAGATCGACGTGGTCGTCGAGGTCGGGGACGGACGCGCGGCGATCGAGGAGTGTTCCCAGCACCGGCCGGACGTCGCCCTCCTGGATATTCGGATGCCGAAACTCGACGGGCTGGCCGCCGCCGCGGAGATTCGCCGAGCCTGCCCGAACACGGCGGTCGTCATGCTGACGACGTTCGGCGAGGACGCCTACATCGCGCGCGCCCTGAGCCTCGGGGCGAGCGGGTTCCTGTTGAAGGCCGGCGACCCGCGTGAACTCCTCCAGGGGGTGCACGCGGTGGCCGACGGCGCGGCGTTCCTTTCGCCCAAGGTCGCCAAGCGCGTCATCACCGAGTTCACCGGCGAGACGATGAGCCGTGGTTCGGCCGCCCGGGAGCGGGTCGCCACCCTCACCGACCGGGAACGCGAGGTGCTCGCACTGGTCGGCGCGGGCCTGTCCAACGCCGAGATCGCGCGGCGCCTGCACGTGGTGGAGGGAACGGTGAAGAGCTACGTGAGTCAGATCCTGACGCGTCTGGACGAACGCAACCGGGTCCGGGCCGCGATCCTCGCCTACGAGGCCGGCATCGTGAAGCACCGAGAGTGATGATGGAGAAGACTCCGGAGCGCCACGAACTGGAGCGACGCTGGCGCGACCTGGTGGGGGACGGCCCCGGCCCGGCGTCCGTGCGCGACGACGTGCTCCGCCGCTACGGTGAGCCGCATCGTCGCTACCACACGCCCACCCACCTGTGCGCTGTGCTGCGTGCCGTGGACGCGCTGGCGTCGGCGTGCGTGGACGTGTCCGCGGTGCGGATGGCGGCGTGGTTCCACGACGCGGTGTACAAGGGAGCGGCCGGAACCGACGAGGAGGAGAGCGCCCAGCTCGCCCTGCGGCTCCTGCCTCAGGTAGGCGTCGAACCGTCGCGGGTCGACGACGTGGCCCGCTTGGTGCGCCTCACCGCGACCCACGCACCCACGTCCTCCGACGCCGACGGTCAGGTGCTGTGTGACGCCGACCTGTCCATCCTGGGGGCGGCGCGGGAGGAGTATCGCGCCTACGCCGACGCGATCCGGCAGGAGTACGCACACGTCCCGACTCCGCTCTTCCGGGAGGGACGCATCCGGGTGCTGCGGACACTGGGCGACCGGACACCGCTGTTCCACACCCCCCTGGCACGAAAGTGGTGGGAGGAGTCAGCTCGAAGGAACATCGCGGCCGAGATCACCACGCTGCGGGCGGCGTCGGCGCCGTAGCCCCGCCGCGGTGAGCCGGGCGAGCAGCTCCTGGCTCGAGGTCGCGTACGCGCCCAGGCTCACCGCCTTGGCGTGCAACGTCTCGGGGACGTCGTAGTGGTCGCGGTCGAACGCCCGCTCGGGGACGTCCAGGCGTCGGGCGAACGCGTGGAGCTCGGCGAGGGAAACGTCGCTCACGAGGTGGGACCACATGAGGCCGCGAGGTCCCGGCCAGTTCGGCGGATCGATCAGGATGGCCACAGCAGTCCCTGGGTCGGCGGCACCGGGCGGGTGGCGACTCCACCGTTGGGGGGGGTGCGGACGGCCGCCACGGTCGTGCCGCTCAGTCTATGTGGCGCCCCGCCCCCCGGTCCGAAGGTCCTGGGCGTCCGTGGTGGGGCTCGGGTGGGACGTTGGAGCGACGCCACGCCAGGGGATCGGCGTGGACAGCACCATCGTGCTGGACGGTCGCCCGTGCTCGGCGAGCTGGTCGATCAGGCGCTCGAAGTGCCCCATGGAGGCGACGGCGACGACCAGCACACAACAGGCGTCGCCGGTGACCCGGAACAGCTGGGTGATCTCCGGCCGGCCGCGGGTGGAGTCGTCGCGCAGCAGGCACGTCGGCCCGTAGCACTGCATCCGCACCAACGCCGTCACCGGGAGTCCCGCCTTCGCGGGGTCGACGTGCGCGTGATAGCCGGTGAGGACCCCACGCTGCTCCATGCGGCGGACCCGCTCCGCCACGGCCGGGGAGGAGAGCCGCACCCGCCGGGACAGCTCGTTGAAGGAGAGCCGGGCGTCTCGCTGGAGTTCGGCCATGATGTCGCGATCGACCTGGTCAAGATCTGTGGATTCCATTTGGAAACCCTACCTGGGGTGGGAGTTGTCAATCATGAGGCAATTGTCCTGTTTGTGCGTTCGTAGACCATTTACCGTCGTGGGGGGAGAAGGGATGCTTGAGGTATCCGACGAGGAGGTGTGAAGGATGCCAGTCACGGACCGACAGCGGCGCGACGATGACCCCACCCTGGACTTTCGTGAGGGAACGCCCTACGCGCGCTACGGCGGCATCGACACGCTGCTGAGCCTGCAACACCCGCGTACGGCCCAGCCAGCGGAGACAGGCTTCCTCATCACCACCCAGGTGATGGAGCTGCTGTTCAAGCTCCTGGCGCACGAGTGGACGCAGGCGCGGGACGCACTGGAGGACGACCAGGTACCGACCGCCCTGGCCGCGCTGCGTCGGTCGAGCCGGGCGCAGGAGGTCCTGGTGGACTCCTGGGACCTGTTGGCCGCGCTGACTCCCGGAGAGTTCGCGGCGTTCCGCGACGGACTGGGAGAGGCCTCCGGCGTCCAGTCCGGCACGTATCGGGAACTGGAGTTCCTGCTGGGCAACAAGTCCGCCGCGATGCTTCGCCCACACCGGGACTCGCCCGGAACACTCGCCCGACTGCGGGCCGTCCTCGCTGAGCCAAGTCTGTACGACGCCTCTCTGCGGCTGTTGTCCCGCAGGGGCGTCGCCGTCCCGCATGACCACGTGGCCCGGGACTGGACCCAGCCCTATGAGAGCGACCCAGGCGTGGAGGCCGCGTGGGCCACGGTCTACGCCGAGGAGTCGCCCGACAACGACGCGTCGCAACTCGCCGAACTACTGGTGGACACCGCCGAGCGGGTGACACGCTGGCGGCAGCGCCACCTCCTCGTGGTGCGCCGCTCCCTCGGGGCGAAGCCGGGAACCGGCGGTTCCAGCGGGGTGGAGTGGCTGCGTCGCAACGCCGAGCGCGACGTCTTCCCCGAACTGTGGTCACTGCGGAACACGATGTAACCGGACCTGGAGGCGATGTGAGCGCACAGAGGGACGAGTGTGTCCGTCGGGACGCGGCCGATCCGCTGTCCTCCTTACGGGAGGAGTTCGTCCTGCCCGACGGAGTCATCTATCTGGCCGGAAACTCTCTCGGGGCGTTGCCGCGCTCCGTCCCGGGGCGCGTTGGCGACGTGCTCGAGAAGGAGTGGGGCCAGGGGCTCGTCGGTAGCTGGAACGCCGCCGGCTGGTGGGAGGCACCCCGACGCATCGGCGCCCGTGTCGCCTCCCTCGTCGGAGCGGAGCCGGCCGAGGTGGTGGTCGGCGACGGCACCTCGGCGAACCTGTTCAAAGCGGTCGTCGCCGGGATGCGCCTGCGTCCCGACCGTCGCGCCGTCGTGGGGGAACGGGGGAACTTCCCCACCGATCTCTACATCACCGACGGGGCCTCGGAACTCCTCGGTGTCGAGCATCGCCGCGTGGATCCGACGGTGGAGGGGATCACGAGCGCTCTCGCCGAGGGCGACGTCGGTGCGGTCCTGCTGAGCCACGTCGACTATCGCACCGGCACCCTCCGGGACATGCGCGCGTTGACCGCGTTGGTGCAGGAGCACGACGCGGTGATGATCTGGGACCTCTGCCACAGCGTCGGCGCGGTGCCGCTGGAGCTCTCCCGGTGCAACGTGGACTTCGCCGTCGGGTGCACCTACAAGTACCTGAACGCCGGACCGGGTGCCCCCGCCTTCACCTACGTCGCGACGCGGCACCACGGCACGGCCCGTCAACCGCTCACCGGGTGGCACGGACACGCCGCCCCGTTCTCCGCCGCAGACGCCTACCATCCGGCCCCGGGCGCGAGCGCCTTCCTCAGCGGCTCCCAACCCATCGTCGCCGACGCCGCGCTCGAGGCGAGTCTGGAAGTGTGGGAACAGGTCGACCAGTCGGCCCTCCGCGCGAAGAGTCTCGCCCTCACCGACATCTTCATCGAGGGCGCGCGAGCCGCCGGCTTCGAAGTCCTGACCCCTCTCGACCACGCCCATCGGGGAAGCCAGGTGGCCCTGCGCCACCCCCACGCCTACCCCATCGTGCGCGCCCTCGCGGCCCGAGGCATCGTCGGTGACTTCCGCGAACCCGATGTCCTGCGGTTCGGCTTCGCCGCCCTCTACCTCCGCCACGTCGACGCCTACGACGCGGCCTCCGTTCTGGGAGAGGTCGTTCGCTCCGAAGAGTGGCGCGAAGAACGCTTCCAAGCGCGCTCCACCGTGACCTGAGGCGGTGACCAGGAGGGCGCGGCGGGGAACGTGGCGGGGGCGGCGGCGTCCCACCGCCGGAGGCGGACGTCCCCGGCAACCTTCCGGTACGGCGGTGTGCTGACCATGCGAGTTGGTGACGCTGGCTCTGCTGGAAAAGGTTGGCGGGCCGTCGGCCTTGGTGTGGATGCCTGGCCTTGGCTCGCTGTGTTGCCGATGATGGGTGGCCGATGCGTCATGCGGCCGAGCGTTCCAGGTCAGCTCGATCACCGCTGGCGGGCCTGGTCGATGTTTCTGGCCGCCTGCACCTTGCCAGGGCGCACCAGGAGTCGCCGTGAGCGCCGCGTGGTCACGCTCCGGCACCTGCGCCGGTGGGGCCGGTCCGGATCGCCGGACAGGCCATCGCACACGCCGTCCGCCACGAACCCCGACTCGGCACCCTTTTCCTACACACCGCCCTGGACGGCCAGACTCGCCTGGCCTACACCGAACTACTCACTGACGGGAAGAAACAGACCGGGGTGGGTTCTAGGCACGCGCCGCCGCCTACTTCACCTCAGTCGGCATCACCTTCGAACGCTTCCGGCGCACCTGACCGATGAAGGCCTACAGCCGCCCCGGCCACACCTCAGAAACCCAAGACCGCGAAGCGTTCCCGTCGTGGTCACACCGCTACAACCACTGTGAGTCGTGGGGTGGCTGGTCTGGGACCGGCCGGTCAGAGTAGGCATCGGTCGCTTCGGCTGAGTTCCCCGCGAGCAAGGCGGGTGTGGCCCGCGCGCTCGCCTGGGCCGCCCACAGTACGGCGGCGACCTCGCCGCCCTGTGGGTGATCGAGTGCACCACGACGCTTGGCGCCCAGCTCACACACGCCGTGGCCGGGGCCGGATATGAGGTCCTGGAGGCGTAAGGATCGCCGAGGCCACCTTGCCGCTGGAGGAGGACCAACAGCCGCTGCGCCGCGACCGGTCTGCTGGACAAGGGCGGGATCGGCCCGGTCGCCGCAGAGGTCTGCCTGACCGTCTGATCGCACCATGCCCGGGTTCGCTCAGAGCCACCTTTGCCTGTCCGGCTGGGTGAACCCGATTCCCGCATCGTCGGGCAACACGATCCGTCACCGGCTCAACCGGGAGGCGACAGGCGCCTAAATCGCGCCTCGCACATTGCGACCATCACCCGCGTGACCCACGACCCCGCCACCCGCGATTGCGTGGAACGCCGTCGCGCTGAAGAGCGCACCAGGAAGGAGATTCGACGCTGCCCGCATCCTCGGGGGTGGACACCCAGCTCCGGGCGGTGGGCGCGATTTCCCCTCTGGTGATGGGAAGGGGAGTGCGTAGGATGGGCGTATGGTGCGGCTGCTGATTCTTCTCATCGCCGTCGGGATCGTTGTCTGGGTGGTCGCCACGATCGTCCTTCGGTTCGCACCGGGTGGGCCCCGGCCTCCGGAGGCGGACGGGGACGAGCCGCCCGCGGGGCCCAACGGCGGCTGGGACCCTCCACCGCCAGGTTCGCGCTGACCGTCATCGGTCATCCGGGCCCGAGGACGAGAGAGTCCGCCGTGGATGGGAAGAACCCCACCCATGGAACAGTCCACGTTTGTCCTCCTCCTCGCTGGCTGGTTTGGTTTGCTCTTCGTTCTCTCCCTGATCGTTCGCCGTCAGCGTGTCCGGGACGGTGTCAGACGTGGGAGTTCCCCTTCCTCGGGGGGTGACGGTGGTTCCTCGGGTTCGTGGAGCCCCTTCGGTGGGGACAGCGGCTCGAGTGCCGGTGCCGGTGCCGGTGCCGGTGACGGCGGTGGGGGCGGTGGTGGATCCTAGTCGGTGACCGTTCCGACGCCGACACCTCGCCTCGGCCGTATCTCCCGCCACTCCGGTGGAACGCGGGTGTCCCTCGGCGCATCGGGGATTCTCGCTCTTCGCTCCCTGACACGCTGGCGATGCCGTCGCGGCAGGAGGATACTGCCGGCATGAGTGCGATTCCGATGTGGATTCTTCTCGCCCTCGTGGGCGTGGCCATCCTGTTCGTCGTCGGTGCGGTGGCGTTCGCCCTCGTGCTCGTCACACGACGGAGCAAGGGAGCACCGCGACACGGGGGGTACGGCGCGGCCCCCTACGCGCCGCCCAACCACCAGCGGCGCCCGACGTACGCGGACGGGGGACACGCGGGCTTCGCCGGAACCTCCGGCGCGTCGGTGGACGGTGGGTGGAGCCCCTCCGGTGACGGCGGTGCCTCGGGCAGTGGCGGGTTCGGCGGTGACGGCGGCGGAGGCGGAGCTGGTGATGGCGGTGGTGGAGGCGGGGGTGTGTGACGTTCCCCCGCCCCATGGGGGAGAGGGAACCGAGACGGTTACCGCCGCTCCGTGGTGCCTCCCTCAGAACTCTCCGAGTAGGGCACGTGGGTTCTCCATGTGGTCGGCGACGAACCGCAGGAACCCGCCGGCCACACCGCCGTCACACACCCGATGGTCGAACACCAGGGTCAGCGTCGTCACCGAACGCGGCACGACCTGCTCGCCCTCCCCGGTCTCAACGATCCAGGGCCGCCGGGTGATCCGGCCCATCCCCACCATCGCGGCCTCAGGGTGGTTGATGATCGGCGCGGAGCCGTCGACACCGAACACGCCGTAGTTGTTCACGGTGAAGGTGCCGCCTCGGTATCGGTCCGGCGGGAGTTCACGGGCGCGCGCCGCGCTGACCGTGTCCGCCACGGCGTGGGACAGGTCGCGCGTCGTCATGGTTCCCGCGTCACGCACCACCGGTACCACCAAGCCGTGTTCGGTGTGCGTGGCGACCCCCAGGTGGATCCCCTCGTGTCGCAGGATCTCACCGCCGGACGTGTCGACGGTGGCGTTGAGGACCGGATATCGACGGAGTCCCGCGACGCAGATCCGGGCGAGCAGCCCGAGCACGCTCACCGGGTGGTCGGGTGCCGCAGCGTTGATGGCCGCGCGGGTGGCGAGGAACTCCGTGGCGTCCACGTCGACCCAGACCGTCGCCTCGGGAATCTCCTGCCGGGACCGGGCGAGGTGCTCGGCCATGGTGCGCCGCGCGCCCCGCAGCGGGATCCGATGGACCGCTTCGTCCACGGTCCGCGCGTCCGGGCCCGGGGCGGAGCTGGCGCCATTGACAGCTCCGACCCGGGCCGCGATGGCCGCCTCCACGTCTCGACGCAGGACGAGCCCGCCCTCACCCGTGCCAGCCAGGGTGGTCGCGTCGATGCCGTGTTCGCGGGCGATCCTGCGCACGAGCGGCGAGACCACCGCGACGCGGCCGGTCGCCACCGTCGTGGACGGCCCGTGACCGTCGGACGGCACCACGGGCACTCGTGAGGCCTGGACTGGGACGTCGCCCCGGCCGGCGGTGGAGCCGGTCCGCCGGCGCGTGCCGTAGCCCACCAGCACCGGGCCGGACCCCTCCTCGTCGTCGGTGTCCGAGCTGGACGTGGCCGCGTCCTCGGTGATGGTGATCAGGGGTGAGCCAACCGGCACGACCGTGCCCGCGGGGGCGTGCAGCCGGGTCACGGTCCCGGCGTACGGGCACGGAACGACCACGGAGGTCTTGGCGGTCTCCACCTCCACAACGGGCGCGTCGACGGCCACGGCGTCACCCTCGTCGACCAGCCACCGTAGGATCTCCGCCTCGGTGAGCCCCTCTCCCAGGTCCGGAAGGGCGAAGTCCCGTCCCGTCACGACGCACCCCCGGTCGAGCCGGCGGTGTGGGCGACGCCCGCGGAGACCGCAGCCCGATCCTCGCCGTCGGTGGCGGTCCACGCGGACTCCCACTGCAGGCGGCGTACCGCGTCCAGGACTCGCTCCGCCGACGGCAGGTGCAGATCCTCCAGTTTGGGCGGCGGGTAGGGGATGTCCAGACCACACACCCGCAGGACCGGGGCCTCGAGATAGTGGAAACACTGCTCCGACACCCGGGCCGCGACCTCCGCGCCGTACCCCACGAAGCCCTGCGCCTCGTGGACGACGATCGCGCGCCCCGTACGACGTACGGACTCCGTCACCGTCTCGTCGTCGAACGGAGCGAGGCTGCGTAGGTCCAGCACCTCAGCGGAGTAGCCGTCCTCCGCGGCCAGGGCGGCGCCTTCCTCCGCGATCTCGACTGTCGCGCCGTAGGCGATCAGGGTCAGGTCGGTGCCCTCGCGGCGGCGCGCCGCGCGGTCCAGCGCGGCTCCGGGATCGGTGGTGTTCACCGGTCCCTTGCTCCAGTACAGGCGCTTGGGCTCGAGGAAGATGACCGGGTCGGGGCTGGCGATCGATTCCCGCAGCATCGTGTAGGCGTCGGCGGGCGTGGAGGGGCTGACGACGCGCAGGCCCGGGGTGTGGGCGTAGTAGGCCTCGGACGCGTCCGCGTGGTGCTCCACCCCGCCAATGCCGCCTCCGTACGGAATCCTGACGACCACCGGCATGGACACCGCGCCGCGAGTCCGATTGCGGAGCTTGGCGAGGTGCGACACCACCTGCTGGAAGGCGGGGTAGGCGAACGCGTCGAACTGCATCTCGACGACGGGCCGGAGGCCGTTCATCGCCATGCCGATCGCGGTGCCCAGGATTCCGGCCTCGGCCAACGGAGAGTCGAAGCACCGCTCCTCACCGAACTCCTCGGTGAGTCCGTCGGTGATGCGGAACACGCCGCCGAGGATCCC is part of the Spiractinospora alimapuensis genome and harbors:
- a CDS encoding DUF4031 domain-containing protein, with amino-acid sequence MAILIDPPNWPGPRGLMWSHLVSDVSLAELHAFARRLDVPERAFDRDHYDVPETLHAKAVSLGAYATSSQELLARLTAAGLRRRRRPQRGDLGRDVPSS
- a CDS encoding dihydrolipoamide acetyltransferase family protein, translating into MTGRDFALPDLGEGLTEAEILRWLVDEGDAVAVDAPVVEVETAKTSVVVPCPYAGTVTRLHAPAGTVVPVGSPLITITEDAATSSSDTDDEEGSGPVLVGYGTRRRTGSTAGRGDVPVQASRVPVVPSDGHGPSTTVATGRVAVVSPLVRRIAREHGIDATTLAGTGEGGLVLRRDVEAAIAARVGAVNGASSAPGPDARTVDEAVHRIPLRGARRTMAEHLARSRQEIPEATVWVDVDATEFLATRAAINAAAPDHPVSVLGLLARICVAGLRRYPVLNATVDTSGGEILRHEGIHLGVATHTEHGLVVPVVRDAGTMTTRDLSHAVADTVSAARARELPPDRYRGGTFTVNNYGVFGVDGSAPIINHPEAAMVGMGRITRRPWIVETGEGEQVVPRSVTTLTLVFDHRVCDGGVAGGFLRFVADHMENPRALLGEF
- a CDS encoding HD domain-containing protein, producing the protein MMEKTPERHELERRWRDLVGDGPGPASVRDDVLRRYGEPHRRYHTPTHLCAVLRAVDALASACVDVSAVRMAAWFHDAVYKGAAGTDEEESAQLALRLLPQVGVEPSRVDDVARLVRLTATHAPTSSDADGQVLCDADLSILGAAREEYRAYADAIRQEYAHVPTPLFREGRIRVLRTLGDRTPLFHTPLARKWWEESARRNIAAEITTLRAASAP
- a CDS encoding Lrp/AsnC family transcriptional regulator gives rise to the protein MESTDLDQVDRDIMAELQRDARLSFNELSRRVRLSSPAVAERVRRMEQRGVLTGYHAHVDPAKAGLPVTALVRMQCYGPTCLLRDDSTRGRPEITQLFRVTGDACCVLVVAVASMGHFERLIDQLAEHGRPSSTMVLSTPIPWRGVAPTSHPSPTTDAQDLRTGGRGAT
- a CDS encoding tryptophan 2,3-dioxygenase codes for the protein MPVTDRQRRDDDPTLDFREGTPYARYGGIDTLLSLQHPRTAQPAETGFLITTQVMELLFKLLAHEWTQARDALEDDQVPTALAALRRSSRAQEVLVDSWDLLAALTPGEFAAFRDGLGEASGVQSGTYRELEFLLGNKSAAMLRPHRDSPGTLARLRAVLAEPSLYDASLRLLSRRGVAVPHDHVARDWTQPYESDPGVEAAWATVYAEESPDNDASQLAELLVDTAERVTRWRQRHLLVVRRSLGAKPGTGGSSGVEWLRRNAERDVFPELWSLRNTM
- a CDS encoding response regulator — encoded protein: MIRVLLADDEAMIRAGVRAILASDAEIDVVVEVGDGRAAIEECSQHRPDVALLDIRMPKLDGLAAAAEIRRACPNTAVVMLTTFGEDAYIARALSLGASGFLLKAGDPRELLQGVHAVADGAAFLSPKVAKRVITEFTGETMSRGSAARERVATLTDREREVLALVGAGLSNAEIARRLHVVEGTVKSYVSQILTRLDERNRVRAAILAYEAGIVKHRE
- a CDS encoding sensor histidine kinase, which produces MRLFSRVDPEILRGVLLPVGWWTTRGAVVRDAVLWLALTVLTGAGTVVAQVIPSSHVLSLLATMAVVAVVVVLTRPCPLLGVVVAVVACLWSPMFFLAVICAAYLAGRRMPRLSLAIVLLDLIALAGISYGIVTAILEWGWWINSAFWMVFALILPWLVGVHRRQEQQLAAAGWEHAAQLEREHQIAREQARLRERSRIAQDMHDSLGHELSLIALRAGALELDAEIGERHRQGAGELRAHATAATERLQEIIGVLREQGDSVPLDPAGEDIDTLVERASASGADILLERSGAEPEGEQPAMVERAVYRVVQEALTNAAKHAPGARITVQLHRGDENTVVRVHNAAGRRDAPSTLSGGSGLVALAERVRVAGGAFEAGPAEDGGFAARAEFGHSAVGIAETEEKRTAPPGIAVAMRAAQRKSRRGFAVLVVVAVLAILVFGVGGVFTIFTSDEITANVVTDSELDTISVGQDREQVEERLNGVDPFKPVHSDVESPPPPPGAICEFYIPSDLFAGGNEFIRLCYENDVLTAVDRVEG
- the kynU gene encoding kynureninase produces the protein MSAQRDECVRRDAADPLSSLREEFVLPDGVIYLAGNSLGALPRSVPGRVGDVLEKEWGQGLVGSWNAAGWWEAPRRIGARVASLVGAEPAEVVVGDGTSANLFKAVVAGMRLRPDRRAVVGERGNFPTDLYITDGASELLGVEHRRVDPTVEGITSALAEGDVGAVLLSHVDYRTGTLRDMRALTALVQEHDAVMIWDLCHSVGAVPLELSRCNVDFAVGCTYKYLNAGPGAPAFTYVATRHHGTARQPLTGWHGHAAPFSAADAYHPAPGASAFLSGSQPIVADAALEASLEVWEQVDQSALRAKSLALTDIFIEGARAAGFEVLTPLDHAHRGSQVALRHPHAYPIVRALAARGIVGDFREPDVLRFGFAALYLRHVDAYDAASVLGEVVRSEEWREERFQARSTVT
- a CDS encoding alpha-ketoacid dehydrogenase subunit beta is translated as MSETLTMAAALNRALGDAMRADPDVVVYGEDVGILGGVFRITDGLTEEFGEERCFDSPLAEAGILGTAIGMAMNGLRPVVEMQFDAFAYPAFQQVVSHLAKLRNRTRGAVSMPVVVRIPYGGGIGGVEHHADASEAYYAHTPGLRVVSPSTPADAYTMLRESIASPDPVIFLEPKRLYWSKGPVNTTDPGAALDRAARRREGTDLTLIAYGATVEIAEEGAALAAEDGYSAEVLDLRSLAPFDDETVTESVRRTGRAIVVHEAQGFVGYGAEVAARVSEQCFHYLEAPVLRVCGLDIPYPPPKLEDLHLPSAERVLDAVRRLQWESAWTATDGEDRAAVSAGVAHTAGSTGGAS